CCTTGACCATTCCCCCCACCATCAGCGCTGCCGAGGAGCGGCAGGAAGTGCCGGGGCTGAGTGCCCTGACCTATGACTGGCTCACGGCTATTGGCGAGGACCCCGAGCGCGAGGGCCTGCAAAAGACGCCGCACCGCGTGGCGAAAGCCTGGAGCTTTCTGACCGCCGGGTATCACAAGACGCTGGCCGACGCGGCGGGCGACGCCGTGTTCGAGGCCGAGGGCAGTGAGATGGTGATCGTGAAGGACATCGAGTTCTATTCGATGTGCGAGCACCACATGCTGCCCTTCTCCGGCCGCGCCCACATCGCCTACATCCCGGACGGGAAGATTCTGGGCCTCAGCAAGTTCGCCCGCATCGTGGACCTGTACTCGCGCCGCCTTCAGGTGCAGGAGCGCATCACCACGCAGATTGCCGACGCGGTGGGCGAGCTGCTCGCGCCCAGGGGCGTGGCGGTGCTGATGGAGGGCGTCCACCTGTGCATGGCGATGCGCGGCGTGCAGAAGCAGAACTCCAGCACCACCACCAGCGCCATGCGCGGCATCTTCAAGGAAGACGCCCGCACCCGCGCCGAGTTCATGAGCGCGGTGCAGAACACGCTGCGCAGCCGCTGATGGTCATGAGCCGCGTGCCCTGGTAAGAATGAGGGCCTCCCGGTCTCCTGCCTCGCCTTGCTGCTGCCCGGAGTGCCCCTGAATGCTGCTCAACCTCTGCCTGCTGATCAGTTGCGCGTTTCTGGTGAGTCTCACGTTCCGCGAGTGGCCGGTGCGCCCCCGCCTGAGCGAGGACGTGTTGCGGGTGGTGCTGGCGGCGCTGATCATCTGCCTGCTGATGGTCTATTCCACGCCCTTCGGGGCCTTCAGGGTGGACCTGCGTTTCGTGGTGGTCGCGCTGGTGACGCTGCGCTATGGGGTGGGCGTGGGCGCGCTGGCGTTTTTGCCGGCGCTGGCCCTGCGGTTTCTTGAAGACCATGTGGCGGCGGGTGTGGCGGCGGCCAACGGCCTGAGCGTGGTGCTGCTGACCGGGTTGATGCGCCCGCATGTGGTGGGAGCGCGCCTGAACCTGCGGCAGGTGTGGCTGGCCCCGGTCCCGTTTCTGGGGCTGAGCCTGGCGCTGCTGCTCACGCCGCAGGGCCGCGCCGTTTTTCCTGCTGTGTATCTGCCGGGGCTGTCGTTCAGCACGCTGGGTCTGGTGCTGGCGCTGGGGATTTTCCAGTCGCGGCTGCGGCTGCTGAGTCTGGCCCACCAGCTGCGCGCCGAGGCGCTCTCCGACCCCCTGACCGGGCTGGGCAACCGGCGGCGCTTCGACAACGACCTCACGGCGCTGGCGGCCGGCCATCAACTGGTCCTGCTCGACGTGGACCATTTCAAGGCCGTCAACGATCTGTACGGCCACGCGGCCGGCGACCGGGTGCTGGAACAACTGGGCCGGCTGCTGCGCGAGCAGGACCCGGCGCAGTTGCGCGCCTACCGCATCGGCGGCGAGGAATTCGCGCTGCTGGCCGGCACGGGGAGCGAGGCGCGGACCCGCGCCCTGATCGAGGAACTGCGCCGCCGTGTTCCGCAGGTTCTGGTGGGCTACACCGGCGTCACCCTGTCGGCAGGCATGAGCACCCGCTGTCCGGACGACACCCCGAGCGCCCTGTTCCAGCGTGCCGATGAGGCCCTCTACCTCGCCAAGACGAATGGCCGCGACCGTCTGGTGGTCAGTGAGGCGGTGACGCGCCCCCCGGTCACGCCGGAAGCGGCGGCGGATGGCGGCGGGCCGCCGGTGCCGCTCACGCCGCTGCAACCCCGGCACTCGCTGTGGCGCGCGCTGAGAACCACCATCGCCCTGCTGAGCGAGCGGCGCACCCTCCGGGACGAGGACTGGCGCGAACTGCTGCACCTGGCGGTGGCGGCGGTGGACGGGGCCGAGGCCGGGTCACTGAGTATCCGCGAGGGCCGGACGTTTCGCATGTGTGCGGCCGTGGGCTTTGCGCCCGAATTGCTGGGCGTGCGGATGGACGAGGCGGCGCAGCTCCGCTGGTATGGCCGTTCCCGCGAGGAATGGCAGGCCGGGGCCGCCCGCATCCTGAAAAGCGACGAGCTGCGGCGCGTCTATGCGCGGGCCGACGAGGTGCTGTGGGACGCCGGCCCGGTGTTCGAGAGGGCCGGGCGGCGCAGCGAGATCCGCGCCGACCTCTGCTTTCCCGTGGTGCTGGGTGGCGAGGTGATCGCGCACCTGAACCTGGACAGCTTCACCTCCGAGGACGCCTTTACCTGGCAGAGCGTGGAACTTGCGGGGCTGTTCGCGCAGCAGCTCGCGGCGCTGCTGCACCTTCAGGAGCGCTGGCGGGAACTGGAGCTGCTGGGCCAGCTCCACGCCAGACTGGGCGCGGACCCGCAGGGCCGGTCGGCCGAGGAGCAGCTCACCGAGACGGCCATCGACCTGCTGCACGCGGCCCAGGCCACCCTGTTGCGCTATGACCCGGCCGGCGACCAACTGGTGTCGGTCGCCACCGAGGGCACCTACCGGGAACTTGGCCCGGTGTCCCTGCCGCGCGGCCAGGGGCTGTCGTGGGAGGCGCTGGCGAGGGGGCAGGTGCTGCGTGTGGCGAACACAGGGGGGGATGGGCGCGTGTACCGCCGGGACCGGCTCGCGGGCGACGCGATGATGGCCGTGCCCCTGCTGAATGGCGAGCAGCAACCGCTGGGGGTCCTGATCCTGACCCGCGACGCGGCCCGGCCCTTTCTGCCGGACGACGAGAGCCTGGCCCTGCTCCTGGCGAGCGTGGCGACCCGGATGCTCGAACGGACCGCCTACATGGAGGGGTTGCGGGCCACGCTGGAAGCTGCCCTGACCACCCTGGGGGTCGCGCTGGAAACCCGCGATTTCGAGACGCAGGGGCACACCGAGCGGGTGCTGCGCTTTGCCGGGCGTTTCGGGGCTGCCCTGGGGCTGTCCGGGGACCGCCTGACGGCCCTGCGCCACGGCGCGGTGCTGCACGACATCGGCAAACTGGGGATTCCCGATACGGTGCTGCTCAAGCCCGGTGCCCTGACCCCTGAGGAGCGTCAGGTGGTCGAGGGCCACGCGGCGCTCGGGGCCACGCTGGCCGCCCGCATTCCCTTTCTGCACCCCGAGGCCCACGGCGTGATCCGCTCGCACCACGAACGCTGGGACGGCCGGGGCTACCCCGACGGCCTGCGCGGTGAGGACATTCCCCTGCTGGCCCGCCTGTTCGCGCTGTGCGACGTGTACGACGCGCTGGTGAGTACCCGGCCCTACAAGCAGGCCATGCCGCCCGAACAGGCCCTCGGCATCCTGCGCGCCGGGCGCGGCACGCAGTTCGACCCCGAACTGACCGACCTGTTCGAGCGGTTGTGGCACGCGGGCGCGTTTCGCTGAGGGCGGCTGGCGCAGGACACCGCCGCGCAGAACGGCTCAGCCCTGCCCTCAGCCCCCGGCCAGCGCCGCCTCCAGGGCGTTCCACGCCAGCAGCGCACATTTGCGCCGTGCGTGCAGGCGGCTGACCCCGGAGAGCGCCACCAGCTCCCCCAGGGCCGGGTCGGGCGGGGCCTCGCCCAGCACCATCGCGCGGTAACGGGCGGCGAGGTCGCGGGCCTCGGCCAGCGGTTTGCCCGTCAGCGTCTGCGTCATCAGACTGGCGCTGGCCTGGCTGATCGCGCAGCCGCGTCCGGTAAAGCGCACGTCCAGCAGCCGCCCGCCCTCCACCCGTGCCCAGACCGTGACCTGATCGCCGCAGCCGGGGTTGTCGAGTGCGGCGTGCGGGGCACCGGCAATCTCGCCCCGGCCGCGTGGGTGCTGGCCGTGCTCGCTGATGATCTGGCGGGCGAGGGCTTCCGGCAGCATCTGTCCTCCTCCTGCTGGCCCTACTGCGGCAGCGTCAGGCGCAGCGCGGCGGCGTGCAGCATCCGCACGCCGGTTTCCAGACTGGCCTCGTCGAGGGTGAAGCGGGGGTGGTGGTGCGGCCAGCGGCTGTCCTGCTCGTCACTGCCCGAGCCGACGTTGAAGTACGCGCCGGGGGCCTTTTCGAGGTAGGCGCTGAAGTCCTCGCCGCCCATGGTGGGCTGGGCGTCCTGGTAATGCTCTTCCCCCACGGTTTCCAGCGCGATGTCCCGCAGCTGCTCTGCTACCCAGTCGGTGTTGATCACGGGCCGGTAGCCGAACTCGTACTTCAGGTCGTAGGTCGCGCCGTGCGCCTCGGTGATGCCCTTGATGACGCGCTCGATCAGCTGCGGCGCGCGCTGGCGCAGTTCCGGGTCGAAGGTCCGCACCGTGCCCTGGAGCATCGCCGTGTCGGGGATCACGTTGTGGGTGGTGCCGCTCTGGAAGTACGTGATGGACACGACCAGCGCGTCGAGCGCCGCCACGTGACGGCTGACCACGTGCTGGAGGTTGGTCACCACCTGCGCGCCCACCGCGATGGGGTCCACGGCCTGCTCGGGGTGCGCGCCGTGCCCGCCCTTGCCCTTGATGGTGAGGTAAAGGCTGTCGGGCGCGGCCATAAACGCGCCCGGCTTCACCGCGACCATCCCGGCGGGAAGCTGGCTGCTCAGGTGCAGGCCCGTCACCACGTCCACGCCGCGCATCAGGTCCGTCTCCATGACCAGTTCCTCGGCCCCACCCGGCCCGATTTCCTCGGCGTGCTGGAAGATCATGCGGACCTCGCCCGGCACCTCCTCGGGGTGTTCGGAAAGAAGTTTCGCCACCCCCAGCAGAATCGCCGTGTGCCCATCGTGTCCGCAGGCGTGCATCACGCCCTCCCTTTGCGAGCGGAACTCGAAGGTATTTTCCTCCGTGATGGGCAGGGCGTCGATGTCGGCCCGCAGCAGGAGAGTCCGGCCGGGCCGGCCACCTTGCAGGACCGCCAGCACGCTCGTCGCGGTGGGCCGGGTGACGGTCAGGCCCGGCATCTGGCGCAGCTCGGCCTCGATGTACGCCGCCGTCTCGTGTTCCTCGAAGCCCACCTCCGGGTGCATGTGCAGGTGCCGCCGCCACGCGACGAGCTGGTCCCGCAGGCCCGTCACCCTGTCCACCGTCTGTGTCATGCCTCAGTCTACGCCCGGCTTCCTGCAAAAAGGCGGCAGGAAGGGTCAAAGGGTCGGACGGCTCAGGGGCGGCGTGGCGGCGGCGGTTCTGCGGCCGGGCCGCCTGACTTTCCCCCAGGACGGCGCTCCGTTGCGTTGCCGCAGGTCTCAGGCGTCCACTCCACTGCGCCCCGCCCCAAGGTGAACCCGTTTGAGCCGCGCCTCAGCAACTTTTCTGCCCCGGATGCCGTAATGGAGGGTATGAAGAAGACCAGTTCGCGCGGCAGCAAGTTCAGCAAATGGATGGTCTACGCGCCCATCGCCCTGGAAGTGATCAGCCTGGCGCGCCGCCGTCAGCAGGCCAAACGCGGCAAGTACACCAAGCTCCGCAAGCGCGACCGTGCCCTCGACTTCCTGCTGGGGCAGGCCGAGCGCCGCCTGGGCGGGAAACAGAAGACCCGCCGCCGCTGGTTCTGATACCAACTTAAGGTGAGTCGTAGACGAACCCGAGCGGAGCGAGAGTAAGAAAATACCAGCTTGCGGCGATGGAAGAACATCCGGTGTTTTGTCCGGATGTTCTGGAATCAGAGCAAGTTGGTATGACCCGTTCTGCTCCCCTCACACGCCCCTGCTCCTGGCGGGGGCGTTCGTCTGTCCCGGTCCGCCGAACTTTCCTGAACCGTACAGTTTGCTGACTGTTGGGCTAGCTAGAGTCGGGACCTATGGACCTCCGCAGCGGCACGGCCTACTGGCCCCTCAAGAACGGCCTGATGCACACCTATCCGCCCCTCACGGCAGACGAGCGCGCCGACGTGCTGGTGATCGGCGCGGGCATTACCGGGGCGCTGCTGGCCGACGCCCTGACGGGGGCGGGGCTGGACGTGGTGGTGCTGGACCGCCGCGACGCGGCTTTCGGCAGCACCAGTGCCAGCACCGCGCTGCTGCAATACGAGATTGATACCCACTTGGTGGACCTGCGGCGCATGATTGGCCGGGGTGACGCCGACCGGGCCTATCAGCTCTGCCGCGAGGCCATCGACCTGACAGAGGCCCTGACGCGCGAACTGCCTGACGATTGCGGCTTTCTGCGGCCCGGCAGCCTCTACTACGCTTCCCGCCGCCGCGACGTGCGGACGCTGCGTGAGGAATGCGCAGCCCGCGCGCAGGCCGGGCTGGAGGTGGAGTTCCTGGACGCGCGGGAGGTCAGGGAACGCTTCGGCCTCGGTGCGCCCGCCGCCCTGTTCAGCCCGGCGGGGGCGGCGGTGGACCCCTACCGCCTCGCGCAGCATCTGCTGGGGCGTGCCCGTTCACGCGGTGCGCGTGTCCACGACCGGACCGAGGTGACCCGGCTGGACGAGGAAGACCAGGGGTACACAGCCCACACGGACCGGGGCGTGCGGGTGCGGGCTGGGCACGTGGTGGTCGCCGCCGGGTACGAGGCGGAACGCTTTGCCGGGAAGCAGCTCGCGCAGCTCAGGAACAGTTACGCCCTGGTGACCGAACCACTCGCGCAGGGGCAGCAGCCCTGGCCGACCGGCTGCCTGCTGTGGGAAACCGCCCGCCCCTACCTGTATGCCCGCACCACCCCCGACGGCCGCGTCCTGGTCGGCGGCGAGGACGACCCCCACCACAACCCGGCCCGCCGCGACCGCGCCCTGCCGGGCAAGCAGCGCCGCCTGGAGCGCAAGCTGGAGCGGCTGCTGCCCGGCCTGGAGACAGAAGTCGCCTACGCCTGGGCGGGCACCTTCGGCGAGACGAAGGACGGTCTGGCCTACATCGGACCGAAGCCGGGCAGCCCCTGCCTGCTGTTCGCGCTGGGCTACGGGGGCAATGGCATCACCTACAGCGTGCAGGCCGCGCGGCTGCTGACCGACCGCATCCTGGGGCGGCCCGCGCCAGACCTGAGGATCTTCCGCCTGGACCGCTGAAAAGGGTGCGGGGCAGGGTCGCGGCGGGCCTGGTCTGCTCAGTTCGCGGCGTTCTTCACGAACAGCACGCCGTCCGTGAGGGGCAGGTCTTGCGCGGCCAGGGGGAAATAGCCGGCGCGGGGAGGAACGTCCGTTCTTCTGGTCAGATCCTGGGGGAGTGCGGTGGTCAGTTCCCGGGAGGCCACCAGGGACACCGGGCCGGCGAGGTTCATCAGCACACCTTGCAAGGTGTCCGGGCCAGGTTCCTCGATGCCTTTTGCGGGCGCTGCGCCGAGGTCGCTGGCGATAAAGGCGTACTGCTGGCCGAGGCGCAGGCTGACATGCGCTCCCGCGCTCCACCACTCCAGGCGCGTCTCTCCCATCCTCATCGTGCTGATGTTGCGTTGCAAGTGGGCGTTGTGGGCAAACACCAGAGTCGGCCCACGCTCCTGCTCACGCTCGGCCAGGTCGCTGAGATGGTCGGCCATCAGCAGGTCACGCAGCGCCAGCATTCGCGCCACGCGGTTGGGCGCGGGGTCGGCAAGCACGGCGTGGTAAAGCAGCAGGCCCGTCGCCGTGCGGGCATGTAGCCTCGCTTCCCAGAACTCCGGTTGTGCAGCCAGTCCCGGCGTTTCGGTTCGCAGGAGGGTGCAAAGGTCGTCGGCCAGCCACCGGAGTTGCCGCGCTTCCCCGCTGTTGCCGATGGACTCCGCCGCGTCCATTCCTGCCGCCGGATTGGTCCAGCGGGTGTCTTCACCGCAGAGCTGTTCCAGGGTGGCCGTGTCCACGGGCAACTTGCCCAGATGTGCGGTCAGGAACGCGTGCAGGGCGAGCAGGCTGGCACGCGGGCTGGCCGCCCACAGATTCTCCAGGGGCGCGTCGAAGCCGTAGAAGCGCAGGTGGTCGGCAGGGTTGCGACCCGCATTGAAGTCCCTCATCCACTCGACCAGTTCCCGGTTGGCCTTCACGGCACCGAAGCCATGGCTGAAGCCCGTCTGCATGACTTCCTCCAGGGCGGTACTCAGAAAGGTTGCCGAACCTTTCTGAGCCGAACGGAGTGAGAAGCCGTGATGAGGGCGGCGCGCAGTGGAGTTGCCGCCCAGGACACGCGGCAACGTAACGGAGTGCCGCCCTGGGGTGCCCTGGCCCGACGTGACGTGGGCATTCACCCGCTGCCCGGCGATGATGTCACTTTCAAGGGCGATGGAACGGAAGCCGTGATCCTCGACCAGGATGCGGAAAAGACGGTTGCGCCAGGCCGGGAAGGCGTCGAGGAGATGTGTCGGTTCTCCCAGGGCGAGGAGTTGAGGCCTGGCGGGCAGGGTGCCCAGAAATGCAGCGACGGCGGGACGCGGCTCGGTCAGGTCCCAGCCGGTCTGAAGCGGGTGTTGCTCTGGCATGATCTGCTCCTTTGCCACAGGGCGCGCCCGCTCTGGCTCATTCATCGTTACTGTGAACTATGTGAGGATCCTTACGGGATTGGCTTCATTTAGCCTTAATTATTGATCTGCAACTTCCGCAGCCGCTGCCCCAGCGCCGCCAGGTCCCGCAGGCCCCCGGCGGGGAGAAAGGCGTCCAGATGCGGCAGGGCCGCCCGCACCGCGCGCTGGACCGGCTGGTAACCGGGCAGGGCGGCCAGCGGCGAGAGCCACACCAGTTGGCCCGCCCGCGCCCCCAGGTCATGCAGGGCGCGGGTCAGCACCTCGGGGTCGCCCGTGTCCAGCCCGTCACTCAGGATCAGGACCACCGTGTCGCGGTTCACGCGGGCGCGTTCCTCGCGGGCCAGCCGCAGCAGATTTTCCCCGATGCGGGTCCCGCCGCCCCAGGCGTCCCCCAGGTCGGGGAGGTGCAGCCCCTGGCCGGGCCGCGCGGCGCGCAGCAGGGGCGTCAGGCGGGTCAGGCCGGTGGAAAAGGCGTAGACCTCCACCCGCCGCGCCCGCAGGTGCAGGGCAAAGGCGAAACGCAGCAGCAGGTTGGCGCTCCCGCCCATGCTGCGGCTGCCGTCCAGCACCAGCAGAAAGCGGGGCGCGCGGCGGGGACGGCCCAGCCAGCGCAGCCGCGCAGGGTCGCCCGCCGTGCGCGCGGCCGCGCGCAGGGTGCGCCGCGTGTCCAGCCGTGGGCCGCGGGCCTGCGGGGTCAGCCGCCGCGCCCGCCCCAGTTCTGCCGCCCGCACCAGTGCCCCCGCCGCCCGCAGCAGCTCCGGCAGGTCGTCGCCGGGGGCGTCCACCTGCCCGCCCGCTCCCGCATCCCGGCTCAGGCGGGTGGTGAGGCGCTGGGGAGGTCCATCCGGCGCGCCCTCTGTCTCGCGGTCGGGCGTGGGGCGAGCGGAGGCACTGCCCACTTCCTCCTCCATACCTTCTGCCTGCGCCTGACCGGGCACGCGCCGCTCTTTTCCTGCCTCGCCCGGTCGCTCGGACGGGGGAGGGGGCAGGGGGGCGTCCGTCTGCGGGAGCAGGGGCGGCAGCCGGGGCGGGGGCGGTTCGGCCCGCCCGAAGAAGGCGTCGAAGGCCGCGTCGAAGAGGGGTCCCTCCTCGCGGCGGGCGGTCAGCACGGCCCGCAGGGCGTCGCGGACCTCGCGGGGCTGGCCCAGGTCCACCGCCCCCAGCGCGGCCAGGGCCGCCGCCGCCTCGCCCGGCCCGACCCGGAAGCCGTGCGCGGCGCGCAGGTGCGCGGCCAGGGCCACCACCCTTTCGCCCAGGTCACCTACGGCGGGAACGGTCACGGCGCGGCGAGCTTGTTCAGGGTCGCGCGGGCCAGCACCTGGTCCTCGTGCAGCTTCAGCACGGCCCCCAGGGTGAGGTCCAGCGCCTCCGCGTCGAGCCAGTCGCGGTGCAGGGCGACCAGGGCGGCGGCCCAGTCGAGCGTCTCGGCCACGCCGGGCGGCTTGCCCAGCGGCAGCTCGCGCAGGGCGTGGACCGCCCGCGTGACCTGGGCGGCCAGCGCCTCCCCGATGCCCGGCAGCCTGGCCCGCACGATGTCCAGCTCCTGCGCCGGCGTGGGGTAGTCCACCCACAGGTACAGGCAGCGGCGGCGCAGCGCGTCACTTAGCTCGCGCGCGCGGTTGCTGGTCAGCAGGACGTGCGGGCGCGCGGTGGCCGTCAGGGTGCCCAGCTCCGGCACCGTCACCTGCCACTCGGCCAGCAGCTCCAGCAAAAAGGCCTCGAAGGCGTCGTCCGCGCGGTCCACCTCGTCGATCAGCAGGACGGGGGAGACGTCCTGGCGGATGGCCTCCAGCAGCGGGCGCTGCATCAGGAACTCGGGGCCGTAGAGGTCGGCGTCGGTCACGGCCCGCCCGCCCACCTCGGCGGCGCGCAGGTGCAGGAGCTGCCGGGCATAGTTCCACTCGTACAGGGCGGCCTGCGCGTCCAGCCCCTCGTAACACTGGAGGCGGATCAGGCGGGTGCCCAGCGCCGCCGCCAGCGTCTTGGCCGCCTCGGTCTTGCCGACACCCGCCGGACCCTCCAGCAGCAGGGGCCTCCCCAGCGCCACCACCAGCCGCAGGGAGGTGACGAGGGCGTCGCCCGCCACGTAGCCGCGTTCGCGGAAGGCGGCCCGCAGGTCGGGGGAGGCGGGAGGCTGGGTCACGCCAGGGTGCCGGAGCGGGCCTCCACCTGCGCGCTCATGTTCTGGAAGGTCCGCACGATGAGTTTCTGTGCCTGTGCGTCCAGCACGCGCCCGCCCACCGTCGCCACCGGGCCGCGCATGGTCGCGTCGCCGGTCCAGTCGAGGGTGGTGGTGCCGTCGCCGTTGTCGACGACGTTCGCGCCCGCCGTCAGGTCCACCACGCTGCCCAGGCCGCCGCCCTGCACCTTCACGTTCACGCGGTTCTGTGCCTCGTCGGGCTGCACCTCGATCTTGAACTTGAACTTGCCGCGCACCATGCCCACGCCCACCTGCACAGTCGCGTCCATGTGGGTCTGGTCGTGCACCACGACCTCCTGCACCTCGGGGAGGCAGCGCGCCACCCGCTCGGGGTCCTGCACGAAGGCCCAGACCGCTGCCGGGGGAGCCTTGACCTGTTCCTGACCGCTGTAACTCAGTTTCATGGAAAGACCTCCTGGAGTGGGTGCTCCCCCCATTCTGCCCCACCGCGCAGGTCGGTACACTCCAGACATGCACGAATCTCCCGCCGGTCCCGTCGCAGGCGTGCTGCTCGCCGCTGGCCGGGGCACCCGGATGGGGAAGCCCAAGCAGCTCGTCCCCCTGCATGGGCTGCCGCTGGTGCGCCACGCCGCGCTCGCGCTCGCCGGGGGAGGCTTCGACGTTCTCCTGGCGGTGGCTCCACCGGGCGAGGTGGGGGAGGGAGTGCGGGCGGCGCTGGTGGACCTCCCCTTCACCTTTGCCGAGAATCCGGACCCAGCGCGGGGCCTCGCCAGTTCCTTCCGCGTCGCCGTGAACGCCCTGCCACCCGGTGTGGCCGCTGCCCACTTCGCGCTGGCCGACATGCCGCTGCTGACTTCTGAGGTTCACGCGCGCCTGCGGGCCGCCTTCCGCGAGACGGGCGCACCCCTGGTGCTGGCCGAGTATGGCGACCGGGAAGGAGAGGCCGTGCGCGCCCCGCCGCACCTGTTCCGCGCCGACCTGTTGCCCTCCCTGCGCGAGCTGCCCGATGCCGACCACGGGCCGCGTGGGTTGCTGCGGCAGCATGGGGGGGAGGCGGTCACGCTGCGGTTTCCCGCCGTTCTGCTGGTGGATGTGGATACGCCGGAGGAGTTGGGGCGGGTGGAGGGGCTTGGGCAGCCTGGGGCTGCCACCCCCCTCCCCAACCCTCCCCCCTTGCGGGGGAGGGAGTAAAAGCTCAAGGGTGCAGATGCCCCTCGTGGCCCGCGTGGACGCCCTCCGGTTCCACCTGCACCGTCGTATGTTCGATGCCGTAACGTTCCGCGACCTCATGCACCTGGGGCAGCAGGCCAGCCGGGGCCTCGGCGCTGACGAGGTGGGCGGTGAGGTTGTTTTGGCTGCTGGTGACGCTCCAGACGTGCAGATCGTGGACCTCCTGCACGCCGGGCAGGGCGCGCAGATCCGAGCGCAGGGCGTCCAGGTCGAGGCCCTCCGGCACGCCTTCGAGCAGCACGTTCACGCTGGACTTGAGCAGTGTCCAGGTGCGCGGCAGCACCCACAGGCCGATCAGGGCACCCAGCACCGGGTCCACCCAGGTCAGGCCGGTGAAGCGGATGATCAGCGCCCCGGCGATGACGGCTACCGACCCCAGCAGGTCGCCCAGGACTTCCAGGTACGCCGACTTCACGTTCAGGCTGCCCCCCGCGCCCCCGGCCAGGATGCGCGCGCTGATGAGGTTCACGAGGAGACCCAGCACCGCCACGATCAGCATGGGCGTGGTCTGCACCGCCACCGGCTCCCGCAGCCGCCCATACGCCTCCACCAGAATATAGATGCCGATGGCGAAGAGCGCCCCGGCATTTAGCGCCGCCGCCAGAATCTCGGTCCGGCGGTAGCCGAAGGTGCGCTTGCGGTCGGCGGGCCGCTCCCCCAGGCGGATGGCAAACAGCGAGAGGGCCAGCGCCGCCACGTCGGTGAGCATGTGC
This is a stretch of genomic DNA from Deinococcus carri. It encodes these proteins:
- a CDS encoding M20 family metallopeptidase, with protein sequence MTQTVDRVTGLRDQLVAWRRHLHMHPEVGFEEHETAAYIEAELRQMPGLTVTRPTATSVLAVLQGGRPGRTLLLRADIDALPITEENTFEFRSQREGVMHACGHDGHTAILLGVAKLLSEHPEEVPGEVRMIFQHAEEIGPGGAEELVMETDLMRGVDVVTGLHLSSQLPAGMVAVKPGAFMAAPDSLYLTIKGKGGHGAHPEQAVDPIAVGAQVVTNLQHVVSRHVAALDALVVSITYFQSGTTHNVIPDTAMLQGTVRTFDPELRQRAPQLIERVIKGITEAHGATYDLKYEFGYRPVINTDWVAEQLRDIALETVGEEHYQDAQPTMGGEDFSAYLEKAPGAYFNVGSGSDEQDSRWPHHHPRFTLDEASLETGVRMLHAAALRLTLPQ
- a CDS encoding FAD-dependent oxidoreductase; the protein is MDLRSGTAYWPLKNGLMHTYPPLTADERADVLVIGAGITGALLADALTGAGLDVVVLDRRDAAFGSTSASTALLQYEIDTHLVDLRRMIGRGDADRAYQLCREAIDLTEALTRELPDDCGFLRPGSLYYASRRRDVRTLREECAARAQAGLEVEFLDAREVRERFGLGAPAALFSPAGAAVDPYRLAQHLLGRARSRGARVHDRTEVTRLDEEDQGYTAHTDRGVRVRAGHVVVAAGYEAERFAGKQLAQLRNSYALVTEPLAQGQQPWPTGCLLWETARPYLYARTTPDGRVLVGGEDDPHHNPARRDRALPGKQRRLERKLERLLPGLETEVAYAWAGTFGETKDGLAYIGPKPGSPCLLFALGYGGNGITYSVQAARLLTDRILGRPAPDLRIFRLDR
- the folE gene encoding GTP cyclohydrolase I FolE codes for the protein MTIPPTISAAEERQEVPGLSALTYDWLTAIGEDPEREGLQKTPHRVAKAWSFLTAGYHKTLADAAGDAVFEAEGSEMVIVKDIEFYSMCEHHMLPFSGRAHIAYIPDGKILGLSKFARIVDLYSRRLQVQERITTQIADAVGELLAPRGVAVLMEGVHLCMAMRGVQKQNSSTTTSAMRGIFKEDARTRAEFMSAVQNTLRSR
- a CDS encoding HD domain-containing phosphohydrolase produces the protein MLLNLCLLISCAFLVSLTFREWPVRPRLSEDVLRVVLAALIICLLMVYSTPFGAFRVDLRFVVVALVTLRYGVGVGALAFLPALALRFLEDHVAAGVAAANGLSVVLLTGLMRPHVVGARLNLRQVWLAPVPFLGLSLALLLTPQGRAVFPAVYLPGLSFSTLGLVLALGIFQSRLRLLSLAHQLRAEALSDPLTGLGNRRRFDNDLTALAAGHQLVLLDVDHFKAVNDLYGHAAGDRVLEQLGRLLREQDPAQLRAYRIGGEEFALLAGTGSEARTRALIEELRRRVPQVLVGYTGVTLSAGMSTRCPDDTPSALFQRADEALYLAKTNGRDRLVVSEAVTRPPVTPEAAADGGGPPVPLTPLQPRHSLWRALRTTIALLSERRTLRDEDWRELLHLAVAAVDGAEAGSLSIREGRTFRMCAAVGFAPELLGVRMDEAAQLRWYGRSREEWQAGAARILKSDELRRVYARADEVLWDAGPVFERAGRRSEIRADLCFPVVLGGEVIAHLNLDSFTSEDAFTWQSVELAGLFAQQLAALLHLQERWRELELLGQLHARLGADPQGRSAEEQLTETAIDLLHAAQATLLRYDPAGDQLVSVATEGTYRELGPVSLPRGQGLSWEALARGQVLRVANTGGDGRVYRRDRLAGDAMMAVPLLNGEQQPLGVLILTRDAARPFLPDDESLALLLASVATRMLERTAYMEGLRATLEAALTTLGVALETRDFETQGHTERVLRFAGRFGAALGLSGDRLTALRHGAVLHDIGKLGIPDTVLLKPGALTPEERQVVEGHAALGATLAARIPFLHPEAHGVIRSHHERWDGRGYPDGLRGEDIPLLARLFALCDVYDALVSTRPYKQAMPPEQALGILRAGRGTQFDPELTDLFERLWHAGAFR
- a CDS encoding vWA domain-containing protein, which produces MTVPAVGDLGERVVALAAHLRAAHGFRVGPGEAAAALAALGAVDLGQPREVRDALRAVLTARREEGPLFDAAFDAFFGRAEPPPPRLPPLLPQTDAPLPPPPSERPGEAGKERRVPGQAQAEGMEEEVGSASARPTPDRETEGAPDGPPQRLTTRLSRDAGAGGQVDAPGDDLPELLRAAGALVRAAELGRARRLTPQARGPRLDTRRTLRAAARTAGDPARLRWLGRPRRAPRFLLVLDGSRSMGGSANLLLRFAFALHLRARRVEVYAFSTGLTRLTPLLRAARPGQGLHLPDLGDAWGGGTRIGENLLRLAREERARVNRDTVVLILSDGLDTGDPEVLTRALHDLGARAGQLVWLSPLAALPGYQPVQRAVRAALPHLDAFLPAGGLRDLAALGQRLRKLQINN
- the sufU gene encoding Fe-S cluster assembly sulfur transfer protein SufU encodes the protein MLPEALARQIISEHGQHPRGRGEIAGAPHAALDNPGCGDQVTVWARVEGGRLLDVRFTGRGCAISQASASLMTQTLTGKPLAEARDLAARYRAMVLGEAPPDPALGELVALSGVSRLHARRKCALLAWNALEAALAGG
- a CDS encoding erythromycin esterase family protein, giving the protein MPEQHPLQTGWDLTEPRPAVAAFLGTLPARPQLLALGEPTHLLDAFPAWRNRLFRILVEDHGFRSIALESDIIAGQRVNAHVTSGQGTPGRHSVTLPRVLGGNSTARRPHHGFSLRSAQKGSATFLSTALEEVMQTGFSHGFGAVKANRELVEWMRDFNAGRNPADHLRFYGFDAPLENLWAASPRASLLALHAFLTAHLGKLPVDTATLEQLCGEDTRWTNPAAGMDAAESIGNSGEARQLRWLADDLCTLLRTETPGLAAQPEFWEARLHARTATGLLLYHAVLADPAPNRVARMLALRDLLMADHLSDLAEREQERGPTLVFAHNAHLQRNISTMRMGETRLEWWSAGAHVSLRLGQQYAFIASDLGAAPAKGIEEPGPDTLQGVLMNLAGPVSLVASRELTTALPQDLTRRTDVPPRAGYFPLAAQDLPLTDGVLFVKNAAN